The following are from one region of the Thiocapsa rosea genome:
- the fhcD gene encoding formylmethanofuran--tetrahydromethanopterin N-formyltransferase: MRLNGIPIDDTFAEAFGMTATRLIITALNPHWARVAGETMTGFATSVIGCGVEAGIESEIPQAETPDGRPGISVLLFAMSGSDLAKQVERRVGQCVLTCPTTAVFSGMASEKPVPLGKSLRFFGDGHQISKQIGGRRFWRVPVMDGEFLCEEMTARTSAVGGGNFLVLARTLPGALAACERAVEAIRRLPDVLLPFPGGIARSGSKVGSKYKALMASTNDAYCPTLRGLVRSRLEAETGAVLEIVINGLTEADVREATRVGVRAVCDLGPDAGVLRISAGNYGGKLGPFHFHLREILT; encoded by the coding sequence ATGAGGCTCAACGGCATCCCGATCGACGACACCTTCGCCGAGGCATTCGGGATGACGGCCACGCGCCTGATCATCACCGCGCTGAACCCCCATTGGGCACGTGTGGCGGGTGAGACCATGACCGGCTTTGCGACCTCGGTCATCGGCTGCGGGGTCGAGGCCGGGATCGAGTCCGAGATCCCCCAAGCAGAGACGCCGGACGGCCGCCCGGGGATCAGCGTGCTGCTGTTCGCCATGTCGGGGTCGGACCTGGCCAAGCAGGTCGAGCGGCGTGTCGGGCAGTGCGTCCTCACCTGCCCGACTACAGCTGTGTTCTCGGGCATGGCGAGCGAAAAGCCGGTCCCGCTCGGCAAGAGCTTGCGTTTCTTCGGCGATGGTCATCAGATTTCCAAACAGATCGGAGGTCGGCGTTTCTGGCGCGTCCCGGTCATGGACGGCGAGTTCCTCTGCGAAGAGATGACCGCGCGGACCAGCGCCGTCGGCGGCGGCAACTTCCTGGTGTTGGCGCGCACGCTACCCGGGGCGCTGGCGGCCTGCGAGCGGGCGGTCGAGGCGATCCGACGGCTGCCCGACGTCCTCTTGCCTTTCCCCGGCGGTATTGCCCGCTCCGGCTCCAAGGTCGGCTCCAAGTACAAGGCACTGATGGCCTCCACGAACGATGCCTATTGCCCGACCCTGCGTGGACTGGTGCGATCCCGACTCGAAGCCGAGACCGGCGCCGTGCTCGAAATCGTCATCAACGGGCTGACCGAGGCGGACGTGCGCGAGGCCACACGCGTCGGCGTGCGTGCCGTCTGCGACCTCGGGCCGGACGCCGGGGTGCTGCGCATCTCGGCCGGTAACTATGGCGGCAAGCTGGGTCCGTTTCATTTTCACCTGCGGGAGATCCTCACATGA
- a CDS encoding formylmethanofuran dehydrogenase subunit A codes for MLTKLAGGRLFDPANGVDGEVRDLYIRDGRILSEAPSGEVPQRTYALDGKLVMAGAIDLHTHIGGGKVNIARTMLPEDQRAHVRPRTALTRSGGGHAAPASLAAGYRYSEMGYTTCFEPAVLPINARQAHMEMADTPMLDTGGYALLGNDDLLLQLMSEGASQETINDYVAWTLRATQCIGIKVVNPGGISAFKFNARSLDVDERHPHYPLRPRDILRTLSRAIAELGVPHPLHVHASNLGVPGNYSATLATMDAAEGLPIHLTHIQFHSYGTQGDLHFSSAAAEIAEAVNRRRNVSIDVGQVMFGQTVTISGDTMHQHANHRHAHPGKWTCMDIECEAGCGVVPFRYRDKNFVNALQWAIGLELFLMVDDPWRVFLTTDHPNGAPFTSYPRLIRLLMDRGFRNEQLARIHPEAAAMSCLGSLQREYSLDEIAIMTRAGPARLLGLTDRGHLGGGARADITVYHPLADPEQTFARPMLVFKAGEVVVEEGAIVRVVRGATQVVRPEYDRAIEQRVSDWFDRYHTMSFDNFAISDDEMAEGIGSPIEVHACRPRGGV; via the coding sequence GTGCTGACCAAGCTCGCCGGCGGCCGCCTGTTCGATCCGGCAAACGGGGTCGACGGCGAGGTCCGCGATCTCTACATCCGCGACGGCCGCATCCTGTCCGAGGCGCCATCGGGGGAAGTCCCGCAGCGGACCTACGCGCTCGACGGAAAACTCGTCATGGCCGGCGCCATCGACCTTCACACCCATATCGGCGGGGGGAAGGTCAACATCGCCCGTACCATGTTGCCGGAGGATCAGCGGGCCCATGTGCGTCCACGCACGGCCCTGACCCGCTCGGGCGGCGGGCATGCCGCGCCCGCGAGCCTGGCCGCGGGCTATCGCTATTCCGAGATGGGCTACACCACCTGCTTCGAGCCGGCGGTGCTGCCCATCAATGCGCGGCAGGCCCATATGGAGATGGCCGACACCCCGATGCTCGATACCGGCGGATACGCCTTGCTCGGCAATGACGATCTGCTGCTGCAACTCATGAGCGAGGGCGCGAGCCAGGAGACGATCAACGACTATGTCGCTTGGACCCTGCGGGCGACTCAATGTATCGGAATCAAGGTCGTCAATCCGGGCGGTATCAGTGCTTTCAAGTTCAACGCCCGGTCGCTGGACGTCGACGAGCGGCACCCGCACTACCCACTGCGTCCTCGCGACATTCTGCGCACCTTGAGCCGGGCGATCGCGGAGCTCGGGGTTCCGCATCCGCTCCATGTGCATGCGAGCAACCTCGGGGTGCCCGGAAACTACAGCGCCACCTTGGCCACCATGGACGCGGCGGAAGGTTTGCCGATCCACTTAACCCATATCCAATTCCACAGCTACGGGACGCAGGGCGATCTCCATTTTTCCTCGGCTGCCGCCGAGATCGCCGAAGCTGTGAATCGGCGCCGCAACGTCAGCATCGACGTGGGTCAGGTCATGTTCGGCCAGACCGTGACCATCTCGGGCGATACGATGCACCAGCATGCCAATCATCGCCATGCCCATCCCGGCAAGTGGACCTGCATGGACATCGAGTGCGAGGCGGGCTGCGGGGTCGTGCCCTTCCGTTATCGCGACAAGAACTTCGTCAATGCACTCCAATGGGCGATCGGCCTCGAGCTCTTCCTCATGGTGGACGACCCCTGGCGGGTCTTCCTCACGACCGACCACCCCAACGGCGCCCCCTTTACCAGCTACCCCAGGCTGATTCGCCTCCTGATGGATCGGGGCTTCCGCAACGAGCAGCTCGCCCGGATCCACCCGGAGGCCGCTGCCATGAGCTGTCTGGGATCCCTGCAACGGGAGTACAGTCTCGACGAAATCGCCATCATGACCCGGGCCGGTCCTGCCCGCCTCCTCGGACTGACCGACCGGGGACATCTGGGCGGCGGCGCACGTGCCGACATCACGGTCTATCATCCGCTGGCGGACCCCGAGCAGACCTTCGCGCGGCCCATGCTGGTCTTCAAGGCTGGTGAGGTCGTGGTGGAGGAGGGGGCCATCGTCCGTGTGGTGCGAGGGGCGACCCAGGTCGTGCGCCCCGAGTACGACCGGGCTATCGAACAGCGCGTCTCGGACTGGTTCGACCGCTATCACACGATGAGCTTCGACAACTTCGCCATCTCCGACGACGAGATGGCGGAAGGTATCGGCAGCCCGATCGAGGTCCATGCCTGCCGGCCGCGAGGTGGCGTATGA
- a CDS encoding formylmethanofuran dehydrogenase subunit B — MWNAEPAGRRDNLTCPFCGLACDNLRGAGDGHLVEPTGCRSADDAFSSIAHLPPSTPAIRGRPVPLVEALQHAAGLVHAAHAPLFAGLVTDVNGMRAVLDLADRCGAVLDHHNGDALFRNLLVLQDGGWMTTTLTEARNRADLILMVGNQCLREFPRLIERVLVPTEALFSSPEDRRLVWLAPPDASPVPTALQALQPIRIPVALEDLAGVAGILRGMLSGRPVRSDAVSGIPGGSLVDLAERLRVARYALVIWAAAELDFPHAELTVQALVELVRDLNETTRAAALPLSGTLGDLTASQVCTWQIGYPLRVGLQQGRATYDPMLNRYQDLIARDECDLLVWVAALPTPSGPPPSVRPTILLGYPGMSLDWTPEVSIPVGLPGIDHPGHWYRTDASCPLPLGRMRDLGLPSVAEVIAGLKERLPC, encoded by the coding sequence ATGTGGAATGCCGAACCGGCCGGTCGCCGCGATAACCTGACGTGCCCTTTCTGCGGTCTGGCCTGCGACAATCTGCGAGGCGCCGGCGACGGTCATCTTGTCGAGCCGACCGGATGCCGTTCGGCCGATGATGCCTTCTCGAGTATCGCGCATCTGCCCCCATCGACACCCGCGATTCGGGGCCGACCGGTACCCCTCGTCGAGGCACTCCAGCATGCGGCCGGGCTGGTTCATGCGGCCCATGCTCCGCTGTTCGCAGGGTTGGTGACGGATGTGAACGGCATGCGGGCCGTATTGGACCTCGCCGATCGTTGCGGTGCCGTGCTGGATCACCACAACGGCGATGCGCTCTTCCGCAACCTCCTCGTCCTCCAGGACGGCGGTTGGATGACGACCACCCTGACCGAGGCGAGAAACCGTGCCGATCTCATCCTGATGGTCGGCAACCAGTGCCTCCGAGAGTTTCCGCGTCTCATCGAACGGGTGCTGGTCCCGACTGAAGCCTTGTTCTCGTCCCCGGAGGACCGGCGTCTCGTATGGCTCGCCCCCCCGGACGCGTCGCCGGTTCCGACAGCACTTCAAGCACTGCAACCCATCCGAATCCCGGTCGCGCTCGAGGATTTGGCGGGCGTTGCGGGCATTCTGCGAGGCATGCTCTCGGGCCGCCCGGTGCGTAGCGATGCTGTTTCCGGGATCCCGGGCGGTTCGCTGGTGGATCTGGCTGAGCGACTGCGCGTCGCTCGTTATGCCTTGGTCATCTGGGCGGCCGCGGAGCTCGATTTTCCCCATGCCGAGTTGACGGTCCAGGCGCTGGTCGAGCTAGTTCGGGATCTGAACGAAACCACCCGCGCCGCCGCGTTGCCCTTGTCCGGGACGCTCGGAGATCTGACGGCCAGCCAGGTCTGCACCTGGCAGATCGGCTATCCCTTGCGGGTAGGCCTGCAACAGGGTCGTGCGACCTACGATCCCATGCTCAACCGATATCAGGATCTGATCGCCCGCGACGAGTGCGACCTGCTGGTGTGGGTTGCTGCGCTCCCGACGCCGTCTGGACCTCCCCCGAGCGTTCGACCCACCATCCTGTTGGGCTACCCGGGGATGAGTCTGGACTGGACGCCGGAAGTTTCCATCCCGGTGGGCCTGCCCGGTATCGACCATCCCGGACATTGGTATCGCACGGATGCGTCTTGCCCGCTGCCTCTGGGACGAATGCGGGACCTGGGCCTGCCGTCGGTGGCCGAGGTCATCGCAGGTTTGAAGGAGCGGCTGCCGTGCTGA
- a CDS encoding beta-ribofuranosylaminobenzene 5'-phosphate synthase family protein, translating to MPNRRFDAIDVEAPARLHLGFLDLNGGLGRRFGSLGLTIDGFATRLRAQRGEGISADGPGADRAIAFATALIQARGFSGGVRIDIEEITPQHTGMGSGTQIALAVGTALERLYPEIHAEGTDCRVLARTLGRGQRSGIGIGAFEKGGFIVDCGRAERGEVPPVALRLPFPEDWRILLVLDQRGQGLHGDREVRAFKALPLFPDDAAGRLCRVLLMQVVPGLIERHLDPVAEGIGEIQRVIGEHFAPAQGGRFASPRVAAALQWAAAKGFAGIGQSSWGPTGFILAPDEYQARWLEQGLNQHFGELAPLRFRIVTGRNLGAALNPVHTPLQLRRTHR from the coding sequence ATGCCCAACCGCCGATTCGACGCCATCGACGTGGAGGCGCCGGCCCGACTTCACCTCGGATTCCTGGATCTGAACGGAGGGCTGGGCCGGCGCTTCGGTAGTCTCGGACTGACGATCGATGGTTTCGCAACTCGCCTGCGTGCGCAACGTGGGGAAGGCATCAGCGCCGATGGTCCGGGCGCCGATCGCGCCATCGCGTTCGCAACAGCGCTCATACAGGCGCGAGGCTTCAGCGGCGGTGTCCGGATCGACATCGAGGAAATCACCCCGCAGCACACCGGAATGGGATCCGGCACCCAGATCGCGTTGGCCGTAGGAACCGCATTGGAGCGACTCTATCCCGAGATCCACGCGGAGGGCACGGATTGTAGGGTTCTTGCACGAACGCTCGGCCGCGGCCAACGTTCCGGAATCGGGATCGGTGCATTCGAAAAGGGCGGGTTCATCGTCGACTGCGGCCGCGCCGAGCGAGGGGAGGTTCCCCCCGTGGCTCTGCGTCTCCCGTTCCCGGAGGATTGGAGAATCCTGTTGGTGCTGGATCAACGCGGTCAAGGCTTGCACGGCGACCGGGAGGTCCGCGCCTTCAAGGCACTCCCGCTGTTCCCCGACGATGCGGCTGGGCGTCTGTGTCGAGTCCTTTTGATGCAGGTCGTACCGGGCCTGATCGAGCGACACCTGGATCCCGTCGCCGAAGGCATCGGGGAAATCCAGCGAGTAATCGGCGAACACTTTGCGCCGGCCCAAGGCGGTCGCTTCGCGTCGCCTCGGGTCGCGGCGGCGCTGCAATGGGCTGCCGCCAAAGGCTTCGCCGGGATCGGCCAGAGTTCATGGGGGCCTACCGGCTTCATCCTGGCGCCGGACGAGTATCAAGCCCGATGGTTGGAGCAGGGATTGAATCAGCACTTCGGCGAGCTGGCTCCACTGCGTTTCCGGATCGTCACCGGACGCAACCTGGGTGCCGCTCTGAATCCGGTGCATACACCCCTGCAATTGAGGCGCACCCACAGATGA
- a CDS encoding NAD(P)-dependent methylenetetrahydromethanopterin dehydrogenase, protein MDKPYLLHMFTPARNLSPFDVNMAYDAGWDACIPYTGVTLDDVSALVQDAIFSRGPKGVARTGIFLGGRDIHLAMDMLTAARAAMVPPFEVSVFADPSGAFTTAAAMVASVEAQLLRDPPGGLSGRRILVFGGTGPVGSAAAILAARAGADALIVSHQGLARAEAAVQTCEERYGVTLFAADGSNDEHLMDLMTQANVIFNAAAAGVQVLGKPHISAAGRLKVACDVNAVPPAGIEGVGVNDEAVVLAASPGGAVGIGALAVGNIKYKVQQGLLRRMHDSGSPQYLGLDEAFEAARRHAG, encoded by the coding sequence ATGGATAAACCCTATCTCTTACACATGTTCACGCCGGCCCGTAACCTCAGCCCTTTCGACGTCAACATGGCCTACGATGCCGGCTGGGACGCCTGTATCCCTTACACAGGGGTGACCCTGGACGATGTCTCCGCATTGGTCCAGGACGCCATCTTCTCGCGCGGACCCAAGGGCGTTGCGCGTACCGGCATCTTTCTGGGCGGACGCGATATCCATCTGGCGATGGACATGCTCACGGCGGCGCGCGCGGCCATGGTGCCGCCGTTCGAGGTCTCGGTCTTCGCCGACCCCAGCGGCGCCTTTACGACCGCCGCAGCCATGGTCGCAAGTGTCGAGGCACAGCTGCTCCGAGACCCGCCGGGCGGACTGAGCGGGCGACGTATCCTGGTCTTCGGCGGCACCGGGCCGGTCGGCTCCGCGGCAGCGATCCTGGCCGCACGCGCCGGCGCCGACGCACTGATTGTCAGCCACCAGGGCTTGGCGCGAGCCGAGGCTGCGGTCCAGACTTGTGAGGAGCGCTACGGCGTGACCTTGTTCGCCGCCGATGGCAGCAACGATGAACACCTGATGGATCTGATGACGCAGGCCAACGTGATCTTCAATGCCGCAGCGGCCGGCGTGCAGGTGCTCGGCAAGCCGCACATCTCGGCGGCCGGGCGCTTGAAGGTCGCCTGCGATGTCAACGCAGTCCCCCCCGCGGGCATCGAGGGCGTCGGGGTGAATGACGAGGCCGTTGTGCTGGCGGCCTCCCCCGGGGGCGCGGTCGGCATCGGCGCACTCGCGGTCGGCAACATCAAATACAAGGTTCAGCAAGGTCTGCTCCGACGGATGCACGACTCCGGCTCACCCCAGTACCTCGGTCTCGACGAGGCCTTCGAGGCGGCGCGCCGACATGCGGGCTGA
- a CDS encoding ATP-grasp domain-containing protein, whose protein sequence is MIANSARALAESAVRGGYGVRVLDAFCDEDTRALAPCIRIGMLGQGLDPEHLTAEIARLPLLDQGAGIVFGAGLEASPSVLSGLTGTLRLFGNDPEVLALVGTPKAFFALLDDLEVDYPESRWDPPDADDPMPWLIKMPGGCGGLGVRPWRVGDRPPGDPHYFQRFLAGRLMSLLFIADGEILAVIGYNRLLVESSDPDLPFLYGGAITQTAPDEAARSSIERAAATLVGALGLRGVNNLDFILHDGRPFLLELNPRPSATLALYEGSCEGGWIGHHIRACLGTLPDVAPGSGIDVSGQQVIYAPHDLRIPSGLCWPDWCRDRPVAGSQVDRGAPLCTVMASGPSDAEVEVQLSLRSCDILARIGNTQEADTGSELAT, encoded by the coding sequence TTGATCGCCAACAGCGCCCGCGCGCTGGCCGAATCGGCGGTGCGCGGCGGCTATGGTGTGCGGGTGCTGGATGCCTTCTGTGACGAGGATACCCGAGCGCTTGCACCCTGCATCCGGATCGGGATGCTCGGTCAGGGCCTGGACCCCGAGCACTTGACGGCCGAGATCGCGCGTCTGCCCTTGCTGGATCAGGGCGCCGGGATCGTTTTCGGGGCCGGCCTGGAGGCATCGCCTTCGGTGTTGTCCGGACTGACCGGAACACTGCGGCTGTTCGGAAACGACCCGGAGGTCCTGGCGCTAGTGGGTACGCCGAAAGCCTTCTTCGCGCTACTTGACGATTTGGAGGTCGACTACCCGGAGTCTCGTTGGGATCCGCCTGACGCGGACGACCCGATGCCCTGGTTGATCAAGATGCCAGGCGGCTGTGGCGGTCTCGGGGTGCGTCCCTGGCGCGTCGGAGACCGACCTCCGGGGGATCCGCACTACTTCCAACGCTTCCTCGCGGGTCGCCTGATGTCGCTCCTCTTCATCGCCGACGGCGAGATCCTGGCGGTTATCGGTTACAACCGCCTGCTGGTGGAAAGCAGCGATCCGGACCTGCCCTTCCTCTATGGCGGCGCGATCACCCAAACCGCCCCGGACGAGGCCGCGCGGTCATCGATCGAACGTGCCGCCGCGACGCTGGTCGGCGCCCTCGGGCTGCGCGGGGTGAACAACCTGGATTTTATTCTGCATGACGGACGGCCCTTTCTCCTCGAGCTCAACCCGCGCCCTTCCGCGACCCTCGCGCTCTACGAAGGGTCATGCGAGGGGGGCTGGATCGGACACCATATTCGCGCCTGCCTGGGAACGCTCCCCGACGTGGCGCCTGGCTCCGGCATCGACGTGAGCGGGCAACAGGTCATCTACGCGCCCCATGACCTTCGGATACCTTCAGGGCTCTGCTGGCCGGACTGGTGCCGGGACCGTCCGGTCGCCGGCAGCCAGGTGGACCGAGGCGCCCCGCTCTGCACCGTCATGGCCTCCGGCCCGAGCGACGCGGAGGTCGAGGTCCAACTGTCCCTGCGTTCATGCGACATCCTGGCCCGCATCGGTAACACGCAAGAGGCCGACACAGGGAGCGAGCTTGCGACATGA
- the mch gene encoding methenyltetrahydromethanopterin cyclohydrolase, whose protein sequence is MNPDQPSINRLSAPLVDDLVADADRLRLLVHRLDNGCRLIDAGTSAAGGLEAGRRIAEICLGGLGQVGLRTGGAPGGWAIGVEVITTNPVLACLGSQYAGWSLSHGEGKGSFHALGSGPGRSLALKEPLFAELGYRDRAEQTSLVLEVDRIPPEPLVEKIARDCGIEPSGLTLILTPTRTLAGTVQIVARVLEVALHKAHALGFDLAAIRDGMGSAPLPPPAPDFVTAMGRTNDAILFAGQVHLFVTGADDAAEDLAMRLPSSASRDYGRPFAEIFAAYGHDFFKIDPLLFSPARILVTALDSGRTFAAGGIDANLLAASFGLAP, encoded by the coding sequence ATGAACCCGGACCAACCCAGCATCAACAGGCTGAGTGCGCCCCTTGTCGACGACCTCGTCGCGGACGCCGATCGCTTGCGACTCCTTGTGCATCGACTCGACAACGGTTGCCGGTTGATCGATGCCGGCACCTCCGCCGCGGGCGGGCTGGAGGCCGGACGCCGCATCGCCGAGATTTGTCTCGGCGGCTTGGGACAGGTCGGGCTGCGCACCGGCGGGGCGCCGGGCGGTTGGGCGATCGGCGTGGAGGTGATCACGACCAACCCCGTGCTGGCATGCCTCGGCTCGCAATATGCGGGCTGGAGCCTGAGCCACGGCGAGGGCAAGGGCAGCTTCCATGCCCTGGGGTCCGGACCCGGTCGGTCGCTAGCCCTCAAGGAACCCTTGTTCGCGGAGCTCGGGTATCGGGATCGCGCCGAGCAGACCAGCCTGGTGCTGGAGGTCGACCGCATCCCGCCCGAACCCTTGGTCGAGAAGATCGCGCGCGACTGCGGCATCGAGCCGTCCGGTCTGACGTTGATCCTCACGCCCACCCGAACCCTGGCCGGGACCGTCCAGATCGTGGCCCGCGTCCTCGAGGTCGCACTGCACAAGGCCCATGCGCTCGGTTTCGATCTCGCAGCCATCCGAGACGGGATGGGCAGCGCCCCTTTGCCACCGCCCGCGCCGGACTTCGTGACCGCCATGGGCCGGACCAATGACGCCATCCTCTTCGCGGGGCAGGTCCATCTCTTCGTCACCGGCGCGGACGATGCGGCAGAGGACTTGGCGATGCGGCTTCCGAGCAGCGCCTCGCGCGACTACGGGCGACCCTTTGCCGAGATCTTCGCCGCCTACGGTCACGACTTCTTCAAGATCGATCCTCTCTTGTTCAGCCCTGCACGCATTCTGGTCACCGCCTTGGACAGCGGTCGGACCTTTGCCGCAGGCGGGATCGACGCGAACCTCTTGGCCGCATCCTTCGGGCTGGCTCCATGA
- a CDS encoding ATP-grasp domain-containing protein, which yields MSALRLPHRDVVHCPLDDARIAVFTDDPGWHGERLRRAFAGRGREVGFVSLQRCHFDLAEGTCAVRLPGFETLPAAAFVRGIPGGTLEEVVFYLDILHALRHLGVRVYNDARAIERSVDKGMTSFLLSAAGIPTPPAWVIRDPAEARRLIARESGAGHELVLKPLFGSQGEGLMRLGGGSATLPDPPACNGVYYLQRYIPTGTAQSHDWRVFVIGGRAVTAMCRMAQGWITNVAQGATCHPAVLDPELKDLAEAAAETLELDYAGVDILRDPDGRARVIEVNGIPAWKGLQQVCGMEIAEALVADVMRRVKECAPLMEIAG from the coding sequence ATGAGCGCGCTGCGCCTGCCCCATCGGGATGTCGTGCACTGTCCCTTGGACGACGCTCGCATCGCCGTCTTTACGGACGATCCCGGCTGGCATGGGGAGCGTCTGCGACGGGCCTTTGCGGGGCGTGGCCGAGAGGTCGGGTTTGTGTCGCTGCAGAGGTGTCATTTCGATCTGGCCGAGGGGACATGCGCCGTTCGATTGCCGGGTTTCGAGACCCTGCCGGCGGCCGCTTTCGTGCGGGGCATCCCGGGCGGGACGCTCGAAGAGGTCGTCTTCTACCTCGACATCCTGCATGCGTTGCGGCACCTCGGCGTCCGTGTCTACAACGATGCGCGCGCGATCGAACGCAGTGTCGACAAGGGGATGACCAGTTTCCTGCTGAGCGCGGCAGGGATCCCGACCCCGCCGGCATGGGTCATCCGGGACCCGGCGGAGGCGCGCCGACTGATCGCGCGGGAGTCGGGAGCCGGTCATGAGCTGGTCCTCAAGCCCCTGTTCGGCTCGCAGGGAGAGGGGCTGATGCGACTTGGCGGCGGCTCCGCAACCCTACCCGATCCGCCTGCCTGCAACGGCGTCTATTACCTGCAACGCTACATTCCGACCGGCACGGCTCAGTCACACGATTGGCGCGTCTTCGTCATCGGCGGTCGCGCCGTGACGGCCATGTGCCGTATGGCGCAAGGCTGGATCACCAATGTCGCCCAAGGCGCGACCTGCCATCCCGCCGTCCTCGACCCGGAGCTGAAGGACTTGGCGGAGGCGGCTGCGGAAACCCTCGAGTTGGACTATGCCGGTGTCGATATCCTGCGCGATCCCGACGGCCGCGCCCGGGTCATCGAGGTCAACGGCATCCCGGCCTGGAAGGGGCTTCAGCAGGTCTGCGGGATGGAGATCGCGGAGGCATTGGTTGCGGATGTCATGCGCCGGGTGAAGGAATGCGCGCCGCTCATGGAGATCGCCGGCTGA
- a CDS encoding triphosphoribosyl-dephospho-CoA synthase: protein MAARLKANMTHAMPGRSRIARAYREACELELAALKPGNVHRAADGHGMTLTDFMRSAEVSAGPLTEPGLGLGERAFRAVAATREAVGCNTNLGIVLLCAPLVQAALDPGDSGLRERLRRTLRRADARDTDGLFRAIRLAAPAGLGVAELHDVAGPATAPPLEVMACADSKDLIARQYVTGYADLFERAVPLLVECEGRWGDPAWAAAAVYMDTLQRYPDSHVVRKLGPAVADEVRRRSAPIADALCRAGRPEAFRKTMSRLDREFKQAGINPGTCADLTVACLLIRRLEPLCSMSVQTATERRFRHPGSALPASGISIESP from the coding sequence ATGGCTGCCCGTCTTAAGGCGAACATGACGCACGCCATGCCCGGACGCAGCCGCATCGCTCGGGCCTATCGCGAGGCCTGCGAGCTCGAGCTGGCTGCGCTCAAGCCCGGGAACGTCCATCGCGCCGCCGACGGGCACGGCATGACCCTGACCGACTTCATGCGCAGTGCCGAGGTCAGCGCCGGCCCGTTGACCGAGCCGGGCCTTGGCTTGGGCGAGCGCGCATTCCGCGCGGTCGCGGCCACCCGGGAGGCGGTTGGCTGCAACACCAATCTCGGCATTGTCCTGCTTTGCGCACCGCTGGTCCAGGCGGCATTGGATCCCGGCGATTCGGGTCTGCGTGAACGGCTCCGCCGCACCTTGCGGCGCGCCGATGCTCGGGACACCGACGGACTCTTTCGCGCCATCCGCTTGGCGGCACCGGCGGGCCTCGGGGTCGCCGAGCTGCACGACGTTGCGGGTCCCGCGACAGCCCCGCCCCTCGAGGTCATGGCCTGCGCGGATTCAAAAGACCTGATCGCCCGCCAGTATGTGACCGGTTACGCCGATCTCTTCGAACGGGCCGTGCCGCTGCTGGTCGAGTGCGAAGGGCGCTGGGGCGACCCGGCTTGGGCCGCCGCGGCCGTCTACATGGATACCCTACAGCGCTATCCCGATTCCCATGTCGTGCGTAAGCTGGGCCCGGCGGTCGCGGACGAAGTACGTCGGCGAAGCGCCCCCATTGCCGACGCGCTGTGTCGTGCGGGTCGACCCGAGGCTTTTCGCAAGACCATGTCGCGGCTGGACCGGGAGTTCAAGCAAGCCGGCATCAACCCCGGCACCTGCGCCGATCTCACGGTCGCCTGCCTGCTGATCCGTCGTCTGGAACCCCTGTGCTCGATGTCCGTTCAGACGGCGACCGAACGCCGCTTCCGTCAC